Genomic segment of Rhodococcus sp. W8901:
GCCGAGGACGTCTCACTCCCCGTCGACCTGCATCCCGGGGACGTCCTCGCCGTGCCGTGCACCGGCGCCTACCACCACAGCCTCGCCTCGACGTACAACGGCGTCGGCCGGCCACCGGTAGTCGCGGTGCGGGACGGGCACATTCGCGAGCTGATCCGCCGCGAGACCGTCGCCGACCTCATGGCGCGCGAATCCGACGCCTGACCGATTCCAGTGAGTGGGATCACATCCGCCACGCGGACCCGCCGGGACTGATAGTGATGCACAACACACTGTTATGTCCACTGGGAGGAACCTGTGAAGACCCGCGGCGCCGTCATCACCGAAGCACCTGGGACCTACAAGGTCGTCGAGCTCGAACTCGCCGGCCCACGACAGAACGAGATCATGGTCAAGATGTTCGCGTCCGGCCTGTGCCACTCGGACGATCACCTCGCCAAGGGCGACCACGCTTACAGCCACCTGCCGATCTGCGGCGGTCACGAAGGCTCCGGCATCGTCGTCGAGGTCGGACCGCACACCGACGGCTGGGAGGTCGGCGACCACGTCATCTTCTCGTTCCTCGCGGGCTGCGGGCGGTGCCGCTGGTGCGCGAAGGGGCTGCAGAACCTCTGCGACCGCGGCGCCACCATCATGAGCGGAAGCCGCCCGGACGATCCGGAGAGCTTCCGGCTCTCGATGGACGGCACCCCCGTGGCGCAGATGTGCGGGCTCGGCACCTTCAGCGAGTACTCCACCGTGCACGTCGATTCCGCGGTCAAGGTCGACAAGGACCTCCCGCTGGACAAGCTCTGTCTCCTAGGGTGCGGTGTCGGTACCGGCTGGGGTGCGGCCGTCAATTCCGCCGAGGTCTATCCCGGCCACACGGTCATCGTGATGGGTATCGGCGGGATCGGCATCAACGCCGTCCAGGGCGCGGCTCACGCCGGCGCGGCGCACATCATCGCCGTCGACCCGGTCGAGTTCAAGCGCACCACCGCCCTCGAACTCGGCGCCACCCACGCGGTCGCGACGATGGAGGAGGCCACCGAGATCGCCCGATCGTTCACCAATGGTCAGGGCGCGGACTCCGCGATCGTGACGGTCGGCGTGACCACTGGTGAGCATGTGGCGCAGGCATTTTCGTCCATCCGCAAGGCGGGCACCGTCGTCGTCACCGGTCTCGGCAAGGGCACCGACATCGGCATCCCGGTCAGCCTGCTCGAGCTCACGCTCTACCAGAAGCGCATCCAGGGTTCGCTGTTCGGCGCGTCCGCGCCGAGTGCCGACATCCCGTGGATGGTCGAGCTGTACCGCAGCGGCAAGCTCGAGCTCGACAAACTGATCACCACCACCTACACGCTCGACAACATCGCCCAGGGGTACATCGACATGCACGAGGGCAAGAACATCCGCGGCGTCGTCCTGTTCGACTGACCGCCACCTCGGTGCCGGGCGCACTCACCTCCGTCGCCTGCGCCCGGTACCGAAGATGCTCCGCGAGATCTCCCGCCCGGCAGCCGACGCCGCCGACCGGAGGAAACTCTTGACCGCCGTGTTGCCGAGGATCTGCTCGGCAACACTCGGCCCCTCGTTCGGGGCGGGCGGCGGCGGCAGATCCGGAAGGTCCGGCAAGGGCGGCACATCCAACGTCGGGTCGAGGTTCGGCGCGCCCACGACCTTCGCCGTCAGCAATTCGTACGCCGACTCCCGGTCCACGGTCTGCCCGTACTTCGCCTGCAACCCGCTGGCGCCGGACGCCGCCCGGATCCCGTCGTCGCCGATCGTGTCCATCAGCGACCGCGGCGGCCGGATCCTCGTCCACGCCACCGGAGTCGGAGCGCCCTTCTCCGAGAGCACGGTGACGATCGCCTCACCGGTCCCCAGCGAGGTGAGCGCCTTCTCGAGATCGTAGTGCGCGGTCTTCGGATACGTACGGACCGTCTTGGTCAGTGCCTGCTGGTCGTCCGGGGTGAAGGCGCGCAGCGCGTGCTGGACCCGCGCACCGAGCTGCGAGAGCACGGCATTGGGGACATCGGTGGGCAACTGGGTGCAGAAGAAGACGCCGACGCCCTTCGACCGGATCAGCTTGACCGTCTGCTCCACCTGCGCCAGGAACGCCTTGGACGCGTCCTTGAAGAGCAGGTGCGCCTCGTCGAGGACGAAGACCAGCTTCGGCTTGTCGAGGTCGCCTTCCTCCGGCAGCGTCTGGAACAGGTCGGCCAGCACCCACATCAGGAACGTCGAGAACATCGCCGGACGCGCGGCCTGCGCGCCGAGTTCGAACAGCGTCACCACCCC
This window contains:
- a CDS encoding NDMA-dependent alcohol dehydrogenase; protein product: MKTRGAVITEAPGTYKVVELELAGPRQNEIMVKMFASGLCHSDDHLAKGDHAYSHLPICGGHEGSGIVVEVGPHTDGWEVGDHVIFSFLAGCGRCRWCAKGLQNLCDRGATIMSGSRPDDPESFRLSMDGTPVAQMCGLGTFSEYSTVHVDSAVKVDKDLPLDKLCLLGCGVGTGWGAAVNSAEVYPGHTVIVMGIGGIGINAVQGAAHAGAAHIIAVDPVEFKRTTALELGATHAVATMEEATEIARSFTNGQGADSAIVTVGVTTGEHVAQAFSSIRKAGTVVVTGLGKGTDIGIPVSLLELTLYQKRIQGSLFGASAPSADIPWMVELYRSGKLELDKLITTTYTLDNIAQGYIDMHEGKNIRGVVLFD